The genomic DNA ATCTGCTATGCGGTGACCACTATGAGCACTGGAAAAGACACACCCTCGGAGTCATGAGCAGAGCTATCCAAAAGTACAGCCAGCAGTAAAACATTAAATCAATTGCTAACAGCAGCAAAAGAAGCAATTTGGGATACACCTGAAATAGCTGTGTTAGAAATAAGACCAGTGGTGCCAAATTAAACTACATTTAAATCACAAGACTGTCTGGGAGACAGAACCCAGtcaaaacacactgacacaatatTGGTGCCCTTGACTGTGAAGAGATTCAATGCGCACATGCAAAGAGCCCTAATAAATGTTTACCATGTTAAATTTGCTCAGTAATTTTGTTCTTGTGCTGTATTCATCGTATAAAAATGCAAGGATGTTTTATTCTAATAATCTtcagatatgtaaatatatgtttttttaaacctgaattaCTTTAGAATAGTTGTGAACTCCTTGGTGAAACTTATGAATGAATAGCCTGTCCATTATTTATGCTTAACATGATCTCTATGGCTTGAAGCAACAGACAGACAAACCTGTCAGGCACATCTGTTTTCTCATCAGTAAATATGTCTCAAAGTGTGGATTTTGGCCAGGATAATACTTTTTCCAAGAAATGCAGGCGGGTTTTGTTTTTACTCCCATACAGCATCATTTCCTTTCTGTTTCTTTGGGAAACATGTCTAATGATCGATTCCAGAATGTATTAGATAACAACTACACCAGGTCTATATTTAGAGTTATCTTTTACTAAAGAGGATTCCTGAGCCAGAACTAAAAGGGCAAGATCCTGGCCAgatcaaactgaacaggatgtTCAAATCTTTGAGCCCCCAGGAAACTCATGAGAAACTGAGACTTTAAACCCACCATCTGCTATCTGAAggggttatttattttactataaaaacaaataaatatacaacatACAGACTAATGTAAGAGGCCACATTGCTAAAGAGTGATAATAATGGAGTATCCTGACGGTGTCTAAAATAATACGTGCTGTATGAAGGTTCTTATCCCTGCTTAAATACCTTTAAAGTGAATTACAGAGATAATTATCAGTTTACCaccattttaaaactgaaatctaCATGATTCAGTTGTTAAAAAGTAACTTGAGAAACCCCAGGTTAAAGTCAGTGAATTGCATAATGAATGAAAATCCCAGGTTAAAGTCAATGAATTACACACATACAATCTGAAGCAGATGTACAGTAGATGCATCTCTTTGGTTAGAATAGTCATGTGATGTATTTTCACTGCAGGCAGTCACAATATATCATATGTAGAGCCATCCCAATCTTCACATCAATGATATCATCTCTCAAAACTCAGAGATACCTGTTTCCCCTTTCGAGGGTGACAGAAAAGCTAACAGTGGCCTACCATtggtaaatacttttttttttaaatccaggccATGCCTTCATACACACACTTAAAATGCTGTTCTCttgaaacatatactgtatattagagGAGATAGTTATCATCACTGTAATGAGCACATGTAAGTGTTTAGACCAGTGGCTAGTTGCATAAAacacattaaccctttcagtcctgaattatgtTTTGTCAAGCTGAAGAAGGAGTTCCTTTATTGAGTGTACATGAGACCCATGAGGTTCCAGCATGATTTCTGACAGCACATGTTAACATATGGCACTAAGCTAAGGTGGAGCCTTGAGGTCCTGTCGTAACCGATGCTGCCTCCCTGTACGATAGTGCCTCcctcctgacaactttttacacttacaactttaaagtctgtttcaccccagtgcactagagcagccattttgaaaagagcttttaaaCAAATTTTAAAGTCATAAGTGtataaagttgtcaggatgttaacaatgaaaagaaaaattacaggtatgttatttaaagttgtagcaacacatggggacgtataacactatatttttcggaaccccgctacatACTATACTGAGTTTAGGGGTGCTGCAGAAAGCTGCTTAACACATTTGAGTCAATACCCTAATTGAGGGAAAATCCTTAAGTGTAAAACGTAATACTTAAAGTGTTTTGTGCATCCAGACCCTATACATTTTCCTGAGCCTTAAAGGTAGAAAGTGTATTTAAATCTAATGCACTACCATACCATGCCAGTGTAATGAATTTAGATGCCCGCCCCCGATTGTTTAAAACACTCACCTGCAAACTGTAATAGGTCTGATTAGCAGCCTTTAACATCAGGGGAGGGATATTGAGAGTGCGTTTAGAGCTTTGTGTTCATGTTTTAGAAGGGTGGGGTTTTCTTGCTTTGATTGCACTTCTGTTTTTTATGGTATGGTTTCCTTATTTTTATGGGTTGCCCAATCTTATTGCTGGTTTTATTGAGGTTTTATTAAATTCTTGTCATTttgtttgcatgttgtttttaaactttttttaaactttaatcactttacaagatagtttggaacaatgcataatacattaaatacaaacagtaaaaaaaatccaatgcaaatacattaactacaggcatattacattaaatacagggctaggatgtgaattctaaacattgtggatgcatgtgtcaaacagaatcatacgaataagatggaatggaaaacctgaaatagcaatttagacaacagctaataacagatatcaggcttaaagagcattgaaagcaagagagaacaagtgggtctttaAAGCTGGGAGAGGGTTTCAGAGAGAGTTCtcttatttaaacatatttaaaaattctgggcttaggtgtgtgtgtgtcacttttTTAGGAAATGCCAACAATGTGATTTCTGATGAAAAACATAGCAATGCGTTGGTAAAGGTTAACAAGCCACAGGTTAAATAGAGATTAATGTCTAGATAACGTATTACTCTAAGCCACTTCTCTCCATGTCTGGGATCACTTCCTTAAAATAAATTGTCAGTGTgacttttgcaaaaaaaagacCACAAGCAggctacaaataataaaatccaACTTCAAGAGGTTCACAGAACAAATTATGCTGGATGTGTGTGCCATAATGAAtattcagtagttcaggacaaacctcACACCGCTATTGATTAGgtaaaaacaaagtattttattGATGCAGTATGCGaggaatgaaacaaaacaaatttgGCATTTCACCGATCTGGATTGAAGATCTTGTGCCTGGCTGTCAGACAAGGCAGGAGACCCCCCATGGCTTTGAGAATAAGAGTACTGGAGGAGGGAGATGGGGCAGGAGGTGGGTTTGCGAAAACGAAACAAAAGCAAAGTGTGGAGTGAGTACACAGGGTATTTATAATAGTGATGATTAATCAGTAGGGAATTAATAGGTGATAATTGAATGACGTAGCGAATAAGAGTTTGTCAACCCCCCCGAACCTAAGTTATAAACTTCATTAATAGGAATATcgagagatttttttaaaaataaaaaatgtgtttaattcctGGTTGTGAAGATACATTATTCCgatgtaaaatagttttaaacacaATGAAACATGGAGTTGGGCGATTAGGAAATTATACAGGTCAACTATCAGATGGGGGGTGGCCGCCGTGTGGGGGGGGTGTTTGTCATTTTTATCTTTAGTCAACAGCACCATTCAGCAGATATGTAGGCACAGGGGAATGCCCTCTATGAATCTGTGTTAAGCTTGTCCTGTGTGGCTTATTGTTGTGCCAGGATCCTTTAAACAAAGTACTTGAGTGGCCTAAAGCAGTACTAACATCTCCAGCAACCCAATTTTTAATTCTCTCAAAAAATTGAAATGCCTGCCCTTCACATGCCAGGGGTGTTTTAGTTTGGGGTTGTGGGGAATATTGTTTTTACCTCTATAAAtttgaaataatacatttaaaaaaaaaacgtttaaaaaacgtatttctaaatactaaatatcgaggtatccctagataggttatcatctgctctttgcaaaaacactaacgattttagtgagcaagccgtctaagggggtaaATGGGTCATCCAATGACGTGCCCCCATGTGTTCTGTataggttataatgggctacactttggggtgctgctgatcgtggggtaccgcttgctcactaaaatctttggTGTTTTTGCAAAGAGAGGGTTATATCCTATCTAGAGATAGCTGGATATTTAGAGAGCAAAccgtctaaggggggtaaatggggcatcaaaagacgtgcccccatgcgttctgtattggttataatgggctacactttggggtgctgctgatcgtggggtacggcttgctcactaaaattgttagtgtttttgcaaagaggagacgataacctatctagggatacctcgatatttagtgagcaaggtgTCTAAAGGGGTAAATGGGgcaaaacaagcgggtaatatagggtaccgctatgctgctgttacagatttgttattaatattttcgttttttttaaagaaggagtgattattttttaaatagtagcaatatattaattgagcaagatgtgtaagtgagttcaaacacacagaaaaaggacgcgctgctttgtcaactacatcgcaaataaggaaccgtgaataagtaaccaacttccaggtggtccaACCCACCAATTgcatcaccatggctgaaaaccggggGAGACATAGGATTATAGAGATCTatgccagacaccttccacgtatgctcccaaggctgtcttgATTGGGAGCAGTGGACGGTTTCAcatgaaatgcaggtttccatgtgaaaatggccGTGGATTTCCATGCtcatgagtaaatgagatttaccttcATCCTCTCAAGCTGTTCTCctaaacgtgcacgcgcatcaccacttcatgtgtaaataaccacacatggaaactcccccattgtcTCCAAGCAGCATGATGTAAGGCAACAGAGTTAAAAAGTATCATTGTaacatgatttgaatagaatgaaGAAGTCTGTACAGGGCCAGCAATTAGGATTAGCAGGCAGGTCAAAGCCATGATTGCAAACGTCCTAAAACAGAAAGGGATCTCAGGGGTCAAGGTGAGTGGATTTGAGCCAGTTCAATATAAACTCCTGCACCATTTCAAGCCAAGTGTTTCCCTCTCTGGTCCTATAAGTTATCACTCAGGGGTTGTCATTGCatgcagaaaacacacacacacacacacacacacacacacacacacacacacacacacacacacacacacaaaaggactGAAGTGTTTATGCTTGAATTCATGTGTCATGCATACTCCTATCTCATCACTGAGAATCTCAGTAGTTAATCATTCAAGAACAGAGGTGATGAGGCTAAATGACAAAACAGTTTCTTTGCCCCAATGATTATTGCCTTTGCCAGACAGTTTATTTTTATGGCCGACTGTCGTTCACTAACAGTCTTGTTTGGTTGAACAAGGACCTTTTTGTTTTGACTTTGAtaaagattgggaaacactgcaCTGGCTATATATTTACGCCATGCTGCATATCCACTGCATTGTTTAATGGTAGCTTAATTGTAGAAAGCAGGCAGGAAACTAGTGGTAAATAAGAGAAATGAAAGTGTTAGAAGGGCTCAAGGTTGACATGATTGTATTCAGAATTTCACCACTGAGTTTGTTCCGTGAGCAAGTGTTGGAATGCTGGCAACCCAAATTTATACAAGACATCATTCCATGGCTATGAGGCAAAGTTttccattttattatttgtactaATTGTTAATACCCAAAACAGCAGAAAGTTTATATTTATATCCTTAATATATTCACGTTAATAATTATTTCATAAAAGAAGCTACTGTATTTAGTggcatcctatatatatatatatatatatatatatatatatatatatatatatatatatatatatatatatatttccctttcccCTCGAGAATCGCTGAACTAGACCACGCCTCTATTCGTTGGTCACAAGAGGCGTGTCATACTTTGTAACAGATGGAATGCTGTATTGAGAAGGTTGTTGCGGACTAGAATGCAAGAAACTGATCAGGGCTTGGGAAGGCAGCGTTTTATTGCAGAACTATTGAGGGACTAACACAGACAGGTGATATAAACGCAAACTGAAACTGctggggaagatataaaaaaataacaataataataaataactttggTGAtggatatataaaaaatatgaagaCGGGAGAATTTTAAaccaattcatttttttgttttctggtcATTCTTGAAAACTTGGAAAATGATTGCCATAAGAACACGGTAAGCATTTTATCAATATCTTTCTTTACCAAAAGATTTTACTAgaactgttgctgttgctgtgtaTTAGCCTATAGAAGAAAGCAATAtgatttcattgaaaatgttaaaatatacgATATAGAGCAGCCATGAAAAAGCATTTGAACTTGGGTGACAATGAAAATCTGGTAAAATGATAGTGAAAACGTAGCAAATGCTTATTAGTACTCCAGCAGTATAACAAAAGCCTGTTAATACACTCACAACAAACAGACTTCGTGCGTTGTGTTTAACACAAAAGAAAGCGCAAGGCAGATGTACTGAGTTGAATAAAACAATATTATACAAAAAATATCACAAGACCAGTGGGTTGTTCTGAGTAGTAACTTGCTATTTTTATACCCATATCTGagtaaaataataacacataccAATTGTTTTTCAtgatgttttgtttatatatatatatatatgtgaaaaaATAGCAGGGCATAAATGCAGAGTAAACGTGTGTAAAGCATTAGTAATTACTGTGCTAATTCAAAATATACTATTAAGTCGACACTGTGTAATTGCATTGAATCATACAGTACCTTTAGATACCTTTGTTTTACTATGTGCTTCTGAGTAGCCCTATACTGTACTATAAACTTCAATCTTTATAATTTAGGTTGTGACCCAATGCTGACAGGTCTGTGTACATTCAACTGCTaatttgtagctttttttttttttgccaagattttcagttttaaagaatctggaaccaaaaaaaaatgagagatCTCTGAAGCTGCTATCATCAAGTGACCAACTGTGAACTTTGCCTTCTGGGgacatttattgtttttttcaaagaacCAAACATGTCTATCAACTACATTATCACTCTTCACTACAACTACACAGGGAAGCTTGACGTACGAGAGAAGAGAACGGGTGGCATGGACTCAACTACTGTGGCCTTTTTAATCATATGTAGCTTGATCGTGTTGGAGAATTTGATGGTGTTAGTTTCCATATGGAAAAACCACAAATTCCACAACCGAATGTACTTCTTCATTGGCAATCTAGCACTTTGTGACTTATTGGCGGGAATAGCTTACTTAGTAAACATCCTTATGTCAGGAAAAAATACAATGAGCCTGTCTCTGACCGTTTGGTTTGTGAGGGAAGGCAGCATGTTTGTAGCACTGGGGGCTTCCACGTTCAGTTTACTGGCTATTGCCATAGAAAGACACATGACCATGGTTAAAATGAGGCCATATGATGCAAACAAGAAATACAGAGTTTTTCTCCTGATTGGGACCTGTTGGCTTATTGCTGTCTCATTGGGAGCATTGCCCATCCTAGGTTGGAACTGCATTGGTAACCTTCCTGTTTGCTCCACTGTGTTACCCCTTTACTCCAAGTTCTATGTTGCTTTCTGCATCATCGTTTTCATTGCCATCTTGCTGGCTATTGTTGTTCTGTATGCCCGTATCTATGCGCTCGTCAAGTCCAGCAGTCGAAAGGTGACCAAGCATAACAATTCAGAGAGGTCAATGGCTCTGCTTCGAACCGTAGTTATTGTCGTTGGGGTCTTCATTGCATGCTGGTCCCCAATATTTATTCTGCTTCTCATAGATGTGGCTTGCGAGAATAAAAAATGTGACATATTGTACAAGGCTGACTGGTTTATTGCCCTGGCTGTTTTAAATTCTGCCATGAACCCTCTGATCTACACACTGGCTAGCAAGGAGATGCGCCGGGCTTTCTTCCAATTGGTGTGTGGCTGTCTCTTCAAGACCAAAGCAGCAAATAGCCTTCAAATACAGCCAACGCCGGATAACAGCCGAAGCAAGTCCAGCAGCTGCCATTCCCAGAAGCAAAAAGAAGGAGATTTTCCACAAATCGTTGTACTGCCGAATGCTATTACAAAATCCGAGCCTTCACATAACAGTGAAGGGTGCTGATAGCCACGGAGACACTTTTAATTGTGTGGACTTAAATCTGAACAAGAACTTGCCTCTTCACTCTGTTTATTGCCTAAAGACACATACAACAGCAGCACAAAACTTCAAGTTTTGAGGTTTACTAAAGGACTTTTATTTAACGTGCTTAATGTTAAAACACTTTCTTCAGTTAAAAATATGCCTTTAAAACATCATGTTATGAAATGTCAGGTCGTTACACCTGAGGGGACATAATTAAAGTGTAAATGACATTGTATTGTTAAAAATAGAGTACTGTATAAGAAAATGATAGTCATAGATGTAGTTAGTTGTAagcaaagtattattatttatgttccttttgcttttttaatattattatgtactgtactttacagGAAAATATATCTCTGCAACTTAATGAAAAAGTATACTGATTAATTATAGACAAACAGTTGAAGGAAAAGTATTTACTGGTATGCCTTAAAAGCTTTATAAAGGTCTATTGTTTATGATATATATTCAAATATGTTAAGTGCTCATGAAATGCAGAATTAACCCCATCTGGTGGATAAAATGGGTttctggaattaaaatgaatttattgtCAGTTTCAATAAATCAGGGAGCTCAATTGTGTAAAATGCCATTTTAAGTTATATGGTATTCAAGATCACCAGTCAATGATACAATTCCTGATTTTGGCCACTAAGCTGGTTATACATGTGAATGTTATTGGATTGTTTTAAGTAATATTGTATTAAAGTGAAATATTTGAATTTAACACATACAGCACGTGCATGTGCCTTTGATGATGAAAAGGGAGACAAACTAAGCCTTAATGGTCTGTTGAATTGATCTAAATTGCAGTGGTTTAAATACCTGAAAATTTAAATACAGCCCTTTCATGGTTATGAAGCTCAGTAACCGTGATTGTGAGTCACATGTGTATTTATGCCAGCATTTAgataaattgaatagaccccttaatgtttcttgtttgttgagtatcaataaatgtgtattattattgacACGCTACATGTAATATATAGTGTACATAAAAGATATGTAATAAGGTAATTTAAAGTGGCAACAGTCAGTATTTTCTTagctattaaataaaataatgcatgtgAACAATTTAAAATGTCAGTGGTGCTTGTTTTATaagaaatgtacatttatttctaTTATGTTAAAATCCTTCGGAGTGACTCTAttgcaattctaaaatgtttttttcttttacttttttgaTATATTCTGGGTTTAGGGGCCTTTTCGAGTTCAGGAGCTTGTTTTAGTTGCCTGCATTAGACTAATTCATCTTGTGAACAGGTATTAAagatatagtttatttttgttttgctgtcaccACATGGCCTGGCGCTTATTTATTTAAAGGCACTTTTGTTGATCTAGCCTGGTTTACATAGG from Acipenser ruthenus chromosome 2, fAciRut3.2 maternal haplotype, whole genome shotgun sequence includes the following:
- the LOC131698703 gene encoding sphingosine 1-phosphate receptor 3-like translates to MSINYIITLHYNYTGKLDVREKRTGGMDSTTVAFLIICSLIVLENLMVLVSIWKNHKFHNRMYFFIGNLALCDLLAGIAYLVNILMSGKNTMSLSLTVWFVREGSMFVALGASTFSLLAIAIERHMTMVKMRPYDANKKYRVFLLIGTCWLIAVSLGALPILGWNCIGNLPVCSTVLPLYSKFYVAFCIIVFIAILLAIVVLYARIYALVKSSSRKVTKHNNSERSMALLRTVVIVVGVFIACWSPIFILLLIDVACENKKCDILYKADWFIALAVLNSAMNPLIYTLASKEMRRAFFQLVCGCLFKTKAANSLQIQPTPDNSRSKSSSCHSQKQKEGDFPQIVVLPNAITKSEPSHNSEGC